One Rhinopithecus roxellana isolate Shanxi Qingling chromosome 7, ASM756505v1, whole genome shotgun sequence DNA segment encodes these proteins:
- the LOC104678178 gene encoding melanoma-associated antigen 2 codes for MPLEQRCQHCKPEEGLEARGEALGLVGAQAPATEEQETASSSSTLVEVTLGEVPAAESPGPTQSPQGVSSFSTTINYTLWSQSDEGSSNQEEEGPRMFPDLESEFRATLRRKMTELVHFLLLKYRAREPFTMAEMLESVMRNCQYLFPVVFSKASEYLQLVFGIEVMEVVPIGHLYILVTCLGLSYDGLLGDNQIMPKTGLLIIILAIIAIEGDSAPEEKIWEELSVLEVFDGREDSVFAHPRKLLTQDFVQENYLEYRQVPGSDPACYEFLWGPRALIETSYVKVLHHMLKISGEPHISYPPLHEWALRDGEE; via the coding sequence ATGCCTCTTGAGCAGAGGTGTCAACACTGCAAGCCTGAAGAAGGTCTTGAGGCCCGAGGAGAGGCCCTTGGCCTGGTGGGTGCGCAGGCTCCTGCTACTGAGGAGCAGGAgactgcctcctcctcttctacTCTAGTGGAAGTCACCCTGGGGGAGGTGCCTGCTGCTGAGTCACCAGGTCCTACCCAGAGTCCTCAGGGGGTCTCCAGCTTCTCTACTACCATCAACTACACCCTTTGGAGCCAATCCGATGAGGGCTCCAGCAACCAAGAAGAGGAGGGACCAAGAATGTTTCCTGACCTGGAGTCCGAGTTCCGAGCAACACTCAGGAGGAAGATGACTGAGTTGGTTCATTTTCTGCTCCTCAAGTATCGAGCCAGGGAGCCGTTCACAATGGCAGAAATGCTGGAGAGTGTCATGAGAAATTGCCAGTACCTCTTTCCTGTGGTCTTCAGCAAAGCCTCCGAGTACTTGCAGCTGGTCTTTGGCATCGAGGTGATGGAAGTGGTCCCCATTGGCCACTTGTACATCCTtgtcacctgcctgggcctctcctACGATGGCCTGCTGGGCGACAATCAGATCATGCCCAAGACAGGCCTGCTGATAATCATCCTGGCCATAATCGCAATAGAGGGCGACAGTGCTCCTGAGGAGAAAATCTGGGAGGAGCTGAGTGTGTTGGAGGTGTTCGATGGGAGGGAGGACAGTGTCTTCGCACATCCCAGGAAGCTGCTCACCCAAGATTTCGTGCAGGAAAACTACCTGGAGTACCGGCAGGTGCCCGGCAGTGATCCTGCATGCTACGAGTTCCTGTGGGGTCCAAGGGCCCTCATTGAAACCAGCTATGTGAAAGTCCTGCACCACATGCTAAAGATCAGTGGAGAGCCTCACATTTCCTACCCACCCCTGCATGAATGGGCTTTGAGAGATGGGGAAGAGTGA
- the LOC104673984 gene encoding LOW QUALITY PROTEIN: chondrosarcoma-associated gene 2/3 protein-like (The sequence of the model RefSeq protein was modified relative to this genomic sequence to represent the inferred CDS: deleted 1 base in 1 codon) → MWMGLIQLVGGVKRKGQGFLEKEFSHKTNMILSCEFLACWPAFTALGEAWGDQGDCSRLLRDAGVIEMPRKPRASSPLSNIHPPMPKRRGRGKHPLNPGPEALSKFPRQPGREKGPVKEVPGTKASP, encoded by the exons atgtggatgggcctcatccaattaGTTGGAGGTGTTAAGAGAAAAGGCCAAGGTTTCTTGGAAAAGGAATTCTCCCACAAGACTAACATGATATTGTCGTGTGAGTTTCTAGCCTGCTGGCCTGCCTTCACC GCCTTGGGTGAGGCTTGGGGAGACCAGGGGGACTGTAGTAGACTGTTGAGAGATGCTGGTGTGATAGAGATGCCCAGGAAACCACGAGCCTCTAGCCCATTGTCCAACATCCACCCACCAATGCCAAAGAGGCGAGGAAGGGGAAAGCATCCTCTCAACCCTGGCCCAGAAGCCCT TTCCAAGTTCCCAAGACAACCCGGAAGGGAAAAGGGACCCGTCAAGGAAGTTCCAGGAACAAAAGCCTCTCCCTGA
- the LOC104678176 gene encoding melanoma-associated antigen 6, giving the protein MPLEQRSQHCKPEEGLQAQGEALGLVGAQASATEEQETASSSFTLVEVTLGEVPAAESPGPTQRPQGASTLPTTISYTLWSQSDEGSSNQEEEGPSTFPDLESSFQAALSRKVAELVHFLLLKYRAREPVTKAEMLESVMRNCQYFFPVIFSKASESLQLVFGIKLMEVDPTGHLYILVTCLGLSYDGLLGDNQMMPKTGLLIIILAIIAKEGDCAPEEKIWEELNVMEVFEGREDSIFTDSRKLLTQDLVQENYLEYRQVPGSDPACYEFLWGPRALIETSYVKVLHHMLKMSEGPRISYPPLHEWALREGEE; this is encoded by the coding sequence ATGCCTCTTGAGCAGAGGAGTCAGCACTGCAAGCCTGAAGAAGGCCTTCAGGCCCAAGGAGAGGCCCTGGGCTTAGTGGGTGCGCAGGCTTCTGCTACTGAGGAGCAGGAGACTGCCTCCTCCTCTTTTACTCTAGTGGAAGTGACCCTGGGGGAGGTGCCTGCTGCTGAGTCACCGGGTCCTACCCAGCGTCCTCAGGGAGCCTCCACACTTCCCACTACAATCAGCTACACTCTCTGGAGCCAATCTGATGAGGGCTCCAGCAACCAAGAAGAGGAGGGGCCAAGCACCTTTCCTGACCTGGAGTCCAGCTTCCAAGCAGCACTCAGTAGGAAGGTGGCTGAGTTGGTTCATTTTCTGCTCCTCAAGTATCGAGCCAGGGAGCCGGTCACAAAGGCAGAAATGCTGGAGAGTGTCATGAGAAATTGCCAGTACTTCTTTCCTGTGATCTTCAGCAAAGCCTCCGAGTCCTTGCAGCTGGTCTTTGGCATCAAGCTGATGGAAGTGGACCCCACTGGCCACTTGTACATCCTtgtcacctgcctgggcctctcctACGATGGCCTGCTGGGCGACAATCAGATGATGCCCAAGACAGGCCTGCTGATAATCATCCTGGCCATAATCGCAAAAGAAGGTGACTGTGCCCCTGAGGAAAAAATCTGGGAGGAGCTGAATGTGATGGAGGTGTTTGAGGGGAGGGAAGACAGTATCTTCACGGATTCCAGGAAGCTGCTCACCCAAGATTTGGTGCAGGAAAACTACCTGGAGTACCGGCAGGTGCCCGGCAGTGATCCTGCATGCTACGAGTTCCTGTGGGGTCCAAGGGCCCTCATTGAAACCAGCTATGTGAAAGTCCTGCACCACATGCTAAAGATGAGTGAAGGACCTCGCATTTCCTACCCACCCTTGCATGAATGGGCTTTGAGAGAGGGGGAAGAGTGA